One Candidatus Schekmanbacteria bacterium DNA window includes the following coding sequences:
- a CDS encoding DUF4197 domain-containing protein has translation MNKIAKISIVIFFIASILSCESVSNTIKGIAGEGKLDTKTIIAGLKEALEVSTENSVSQASKINGFLKNKAIKILLPEKLQKTAETLKKLGFEKQVDEFIESMNRAAEKAAPEAKSIFIDAIKDMTFTDAKKILKGGDTAATDFFRKKTSKRLYKAFKPKIEESMKNVGVTNYYMNMVDRIKNLPIVNIEPPDLGDYVTNKSLDGLFYLIAKEEKKIRKDPAARVTELLKKVFK, from the coding sequence ATGAATAAGATAGCAAAAATTTCCATAGTTATTTTTTTTATTGCCTCTATACTCTCATGTGAAAGTGTTTCAAATACAATTAAAGGAATAGCTGGGGAGGGAAAGCTCGATACAAAAACCATTATTGCAGGACTAAAGGAAGCACTTGAAGTATCAACTGAAAATTCCGTATCGCAGGCATCGAAAATAAATGGATTCCTAAAAAACAAAGCGATAAAAATTCTTCTTCCTGAAAAACTTCAAAAAACTGCAGAAACTCTCAAAAAATTGGGTTTTGAAAAACAGGTTGATGAATTTATTGAAAGTATGAATAGAGCGGCAGAAAAAGCGGCGCCTGAAGCAAAATCCATCTTTATCGATGCTATTAAAGATATGACTTTTACAGATGCCAAAAAGATTTTAAAAGGTGGAGATACTGCGGCAACAGATTTTTTTCGTAAAAAAACATCCAAAAGACTTTACAAAGCATTCAAACCAAAAATTGAAGAATCAATGAAAAATGTGGGAGTTACAAACTATTATATGAATATGGTGGATAGAATAAAAAATCTTCCAATAGTAAACATCGAGCCCCCAGACCTTGGTGATTATGTTACCAACAAATCTCTTGACGGACTTTTTTATCTGATAGCAAAAGAGGAAAAGAAAATTAGAAAGGATCCTGCCGCGCGTGTTACAGAGCTTCTGAAAAAAGTTTTCAAATAA